The following nucleotide sequence is from Basilea psittacipulmonis DSM 24701.
AACGTTTCGTATTGGTTATTCATAAAAGGTTATCCTTTGATCTGATATTCGTAACTAACGGTGGCCGTTTTGGATAACATGGCCATGGCTGAACAGTATTTGCTTAAACTTAATTCAATCGCACGCGTCACTCGCTGTTCGCTGAGATTCTCGCCAGTGACCGTAATGATTAAATGTATTTTGGTAAAAACTTGAGGTGGTGTGGGTGCACGTCCTGCTTGAATATCCACTTCACAGTCTGTTAATACTTGACGTGCTTTTTCCAAAATACTAACGATATCGACTGACATACAGCCTGCGGCACCGATTAACAACAACTCCATGGGTCTTGCCCCTTCATTATGACCACCGTGATCGGGTGATAAGCCCATGGTGATAGGATGTCCTGACCCTGAAGTAGCGTGAAATACCTTTGATTCTTTATGGTTCCATTTAACAAGTGATTTCATCATATAAATTCTGTGTGAAAAGGTAAAAGATGATTGAAAGATGGATTAATTATACAAGCATATAACTTTAATCCTATACAGACACGTATAATTTTAGGGAAATCGAGTTCTTTAGGGTACAATGAACAGGATTTGTTTGGAAGTTTAAAGGAATTTTGTACGATGAATATGATGCAAACCACACAACAAAGACCGTTAACTCCTCTAGATAAGTTATTTGTGGAAGTCTCAAAAGCCATGGAAATTTTATCTGGATCGGTAAGGGGGACGAGGGCAAATCCAGCTGGTCCAGTACAAGCAGATGACCCAGTACTAACGCCAGCGGAACAACGTCATGCCGCAGGACTCATGCGTATTAATCACGTCGGTGAAATATGTGCCCAAGCCTTATACAGAGGACAAGCATTGGTGTGCAAAGATCCAACGATTCATCATGTACTGATGCATGCGGCCTCAGAAGAGGTAGATCATCTGGCATGGTGTTATGATCGCATCACTGAGCTTAACAGTCGTCCTAGTTTATTGAATCCATTTTGGTATGCGGGATCATTTGCTTTAGGCGTGGTGGCTAGTGTGACGGGTACTGCTAGAAACATGGGCTTTATGGCAGAGACAGAGCGTCAAGTGGAAGCTCATTTGAATCATCATTTAGAAACATTACCGCCCCAAGACATTCGCTCACGCAAAATTGTTACCCAGATGCGAGACGATGAAATTAATCACGCTAACACAGCAATTGCTCATGGCGGAGTGGAACTTCCAGCACCAGTAAAAGTAGCGATGAAGCTGATGTCAAAAGTGATGACTACTTTGGCATATCGCATATAAGATCAAGTGGGTAGCGATAATATGTTTCATGTTTTGCAATATTTTTGTTGTTATTTTTCAAAATAAACGAGTGGATTGAGAAAAGCAAATGGAAGTATCTTGCAATGCAGTGAAATCTAATATTATAATACCCTTAGTTCAGAAGAAATAAGTTCTTCTACGAGATTGTCTCCTCCACCCTCCTCCTTTGGTGGATATTTTCCCTGACTGCTTTTGTAGTCAGGGATTTTTTTTGCTTGGCCAGGGACGGATTTGTTCTATCCGTTTAAACACTATAAAATAGTAAAAATTTTTACTTGAATTGATAAAGAGTTATTAATGAAAATTGTATATTATGTAGATGCTAACCAAAGTGACGAAAAATCATGGTTGACTTCTAAGTTAATTCAAGCAGATCATGGGGCAGAAGTATGTGTTTTTGCTCCATCTCAGAATAAATTGTCTTCTATAAAAATCCCCGAAGGTGTTAAAAAATATATCCTCAAAAGGAATTTAAAAAATTTCTTTTTATCAGACATGAAGCGTCTTCAACGAGCCATGCAGGAAATTAAACCTGATGTCATTGTTGTGATGAGTGGGGCTTTAAAGGTACTGAACACCTTGTCAGAAGCGAAGTATCAGGTAATTGCGTGGGCTGATGAAGAAAATTTAACATTACCCGCCTCCAAAGCAGCACTTTACGAAAAATATGTGCGACTTATCGTTCCTAACAATTATTTATTAAATTGGTATCAAGAACATTTTCCAAACATACGCGTCAGTCTTATCAATGAACCGATTCGATTGGAATTTCCAAAAGGCGATAAGATTAAAGATACAACAAAAAGATTAAAACATCGTTTATTATGCGTGGGAAAATTAGAATCCAGTAAACGATTTGATTTGTTGATAACTGCTTTTTCGCAAGTGTGCGATATTATCAAAGATTGGGAACTGGTGATTGTTGGAGAGGGGGCAGAAAAAACAAGATTACAAGCACATATCCAATCTTTAGAGTTAAACGATCGCGTGTTTTTAGTGGGTGAGGCTGATAATATCGTTCAGTGGTATGAATCCGCGGATATTTATTTATTGGCTGCGATGAATGAGGGAATATCAAGAAGTCTGTTAGATGCGATGTCTTTTGGATTGCCATCCATTGTGGTGAAATCAGATATGGGAGCAAGTGAAATCGTTCGACATGGCGTTGATGGTTTTATTGTGCCAGCAGAAGCTGATGTTATTGCCCAACGAATGGCAGAACTTATGGTTAATGAAGAACTCCGTCAAGCCATGTCAGTACGAGCCAAAGATGTCTGCGATCGTTACAGTGAACATCGCAGTAGAATGCTTTGGCGTCATTTATTGGATACGATTAAAAAGG
It contains:
- a CDS encoding OsmC family protein, whose translation is MMKSLVKWNHKESKVFHATSGSGHPITMGLSPDHGGHNEGARPMELLLIGAAGCMSVDIVSILEKARQVLTDCEVDIQAGRAPTPPQVFTKIHLIITVTGENLSEQRVTRAIELSLSKYCSAMAMLSKTATVSYEYQIKG
- the coq7 gene encoding 2-polyprenyl-3-methyl-6-methoxy-1,4-benzoquinone monooxygenase, yielding MNMMQTTQQRPLTPLDKLFVEVSKAMEILSGSVRGTRANPAGPVQADDPVLTPAEQRHAAGLMRINHVGEICAQALYRGQALVCKDPTIHHVLMHAASEEVDHLAWCYDRITELNSRPSLLNPFWYAGSFALGVVASVTGTARNMGFMAETERQVEAHLNHHLETLPPQDIRSRKIVTQMRDDEINHANTAIAHGGVELPAPVKVAMKLMSKVMTTLAYRI
- a CDS encoding glycosyltransferase, coding for MKIVYYVDANQSDEKSWLTSKLIQADHGAEVCVFAPSQNKLSSIKIPEGVKKYILKRNLKNFFLSDMKRLQRAMQEIKPDVIVVMSGALKVLNTLSEAKYQVIAWADEENLTLPASKAALYEKYVRLIVPNNYLLNWYQEHFPNIRVSLINEPIRLEFPKGDKIKDTTKRLKHRLLCVGKLESSKRFDLLITAFSQVCDIIKDWELVIVGEGAEKTRLQAHIQSLELNDRVFLVGEADNIVQWYESADIYLLAAMNEGISRSLLDAMSFGLPSIVVKSDMGASEIVRHGVDGFIVPAEADVIAQRMAELMVNEELRQAMSVRAKDVCDRYSEHRSRMLWRHLLDTIKKEV